TATATGCTTGTCAAAGAACATTGTATCACATAGGTGTTTAAGGGTATTGGTAAAATTCacttaaaaaggaaaatggTTATATTTGGAGAATTGTAAGTATTTAAGATGGATGCTTTCTTCTTTGAACTAATAGAGAACCTTATAGCTTAATTAGTTGGGAATTTATCCTTGGTGATctcaaaatacatatatgtgtatgtattttGAGATCCCCAAGGGTAGAATTCTCCCTTGTGGATGCTGTTATAAGAGTTCACAAACTGGCAAGTTTGGTTTAGATCTAAGCTTGCCAAAAGTGTAACAAATTTTTGAAGTTATAATCATCATTTGAGGGTAAGCATTCACTATTAGCCTATCAAGAAAATCTTAGTCAAGTTAGAGTTTGTTTAATAAATCTAGGAAACACGCTTTTTAACAAAGAATCTTAAAAGAGTCAGTTTCTCCCtgtaaaagattttttttttttacttggcACAATGTAAAAGATATTATATCTCTCTCTATATACATTTTCGCCTATTTGCCAacattatttgtatttttgttgaaaactattaaaactgtaGTAAACGGTTCATTTTCTATTGTATCGTTACGCATAATGGTTTGTGATCTGACGTAtcttatatgttataatttTCTTGGGAACCTTGTTACAAATACATTTATACTTAGTCGAATATATGTACAATACATAACTAATACTTCCATATTTAAGTTTATATAATACTATTTTGCTATTAAagtgttaaaataaatatatcattaatttttttaaaggaaaagaTGAGTCAAAAAGATAGAAGACaaagcaaaatataaaaaaaaaaaaattcactcaATGCCTAAAACACCCAACAATCTACATTCTATACATATTATAATGATGTTTTGTGGTCACTGGAGGCAGCGGCATGTGACCTAAAACCTTATTCATTTAATAGTTAGTGTAGCTTTAGATTTTAGTGAATCAAACCTAGCATGTTCTAGCAACGTTACGATTTTGTTCACTTCTGCGCAATGATAGAGTTTTTTGCGACTACTCTTAGTTCGTTTAAAATGTGAAAATTtgagtttacaaattttaatccTTAATAATTGAACAGTCATTTGCCTATCGCTGATCGTTGCACTTAGTCACTGATCGTTGTCATCCGTTGTTATTGTTGGTCGTTGCGGTTAGTGCCTGGGAAACGAGTACAGTTGTTTACAATTATGATTGTAGTGAAAATTACGAAACTAGATTCGCATATAAGTGTATGGTCTGCTCTGGTCACTAAAATCATAACCGCATCCACACACTCAAAATTAATGATTCAGCTCCATTGCCACAgacaaaagataaaaagaaaagttgaaTCAGTGGAAGCTTTTCACAATAAAGATGTGGGTGTATAAAAAATTAGTAACGTTGCCTTTTGAAAACGTTTAAAAGTTCATTAAGCTTTCCTTTTCCTCTTTTAGTTGCAAAATGCAATGATGCGAAATTATTAGGATCAAGAATAAACACACCTGTATTTTTGACACATCGATCATATATGTgaatttattattatgataCAAATTCAAGAAGCATGCACATCGATTTTATACATATCTTTGTACCTGTACGATCCTTGTTTTCACTTAATTTAGTAGTGTTTTTCTTTAACTTAAAggatatttcaaatttataaaaaggttCGAATGTGAAGTGTAGAGAAATGAACTTTCTTTTTGGACATTCAAATGACCGTTAAAAATTGACTTATATTAGCAttgctatatataatatatatatatatatatagaaataacaATGTCGCATTAGAAAAGAATCGATGACAACTCTTCAATCAGTAAAAACCATTAAATCATTACAATGTGGTTAAATTAGCAATGCAATTGTATTACACAAGCTAACAGTTCGTAATATGAAAATTGGTTATACATACCGaaattaaattcaaatataattattctgttttttttagaaatatatgattttaaatttgtaattatttctaaaaaacaaaaattatggaCTCTTCTAAAATTTTAGATCATGTTCGATCACTCCATTTACACGTGCTGAAAGACGACCCTCATATAAACAATTCCGCATGGGGGAGTTTGGGAGTTTAAGAGATGGTGGATGTATATTACTAGTAAGCGtgttatcaaaacaaaacagcTAACAAAAGTGTAGAAGTATCTACACTGAAATCTGAATGAATATCAGTATTAAAGTAGTTAttagaagaaaacaacaaaataaacaacGGGAAGGTTTCTAAAGCATATGCCATAAACATAATGATGACATTTTCTTATTATAGTAATGATTAACAAACATAAGACCAACTGACCAAGTGGCTCTATCACTATACAATTGGAGTTAAAATGAGAGTATATTAACATGTGGCCACCTGTAGTTACCACATTTGATGAATTCAGCAATGCAAGAGGGACGAACTTCCCTTTGTGATAATAATTCGATTAGTATATAATTgcagttaacaaaaaaatatgttgtgCACTACTAAAAGCATATGAGTGTGTGCATTGGTCGTATTATCGAACAATAATTGTGTAGGCagtttagtttttctatttatttatgttttgtaaattgCGCTTGCAAACAAAGAACAAGCCTCGAAGCTCGAGATTCCACTGAACTTCTGATATATTCTATAGCTTAAAATATGAGATATATGACTATGATATTACTAGTGGtgatttaaattaatttcttttcGAATTTTCATTGACTTGACAAATTTAAACCCAGCATGAAATCGCATGACTTGATTTCACTCTGCAAATTCCTTTTTCTATTCCGTTGTTCAACGATCTGTCGTGTACCAACCCATCATATCGTCTAGTCAGAGTCCATATTTTACACTAGTTAGGACTCtaatttagtgttcatcaactGAGCTGTCGAGAACCGTCTCAAGTTAATAGGTTTCTGCAGCATCAGCATGGGAGTTAGTATACCACTGCTGTAGAAGAGTCAATGAAGCCTCGAAAATTTCCTACGAGAGATTTTCTAACGTTTAGTCATTGGCCTGAGGCATTGATAGAGTAGTTTACATGATACCATTCTTTTGGCACTAAATTATCTCAAAGAGTAACTTCTTTATTATGCTTGATATTTTTAGGGACTGGACTAATGATGAAATTGTTGTAATCATATCATATCCTATTCATTATGGTGTATGTTCTTAAGAAATTACATATGTAATTATGTTTCAATTTTTCTTGTAATATAAAGAACGATTGATTACTGAAAACATCataagttttaagttttaaaaaatgaacGATTGATTTAAGTAATACTAGTAGGTTGCTCATTTCCTTTATCTTGTAAGCAGCGGCGGACGTATAAAggtcataaataattttttgagtaaatttgtgtgttttagtcggatatgaactattattattattattattattattattattattattattattattattattattcactaAATTCGGATCTTCTTAATTACTATAAATTTTAGGAATATACAAAATAACTGTGTTATTAACTCTGAGCACTTTGATATTCGTCTAATCCGCAATAAACATAACTCATTGCAAGATTGCCAGGGTCTAGATAGGCAAGTCTTAGACCAGTGTTCTCAGTGTTGGATTTTCAGACTGAGTTGGCTGGATCATTCTACGACAAGCATCCATAGGGAATAACCGATCTAAAATAAGACATCAATAATAGGGTGTCTTGATTCGCCTCACCCGGTCAATTAGACAGACTATCATGGGAAGTGTTCCATCTCCACGATAACAAGGACTCTAGCACAAGTACAGAGAATCCAAGGCGATGGATGTATATATAGAGCTAAGTTTTGCATGATCGACTATagaaaaaatttagaaaaattctTCTCGTCTTTATATACCACGTAGCCTGCTGCACTTGTTCATCTATGCTACAAGTCGTTCTTTTTATACCGACAGTTTGATACCGTAAATGGAGACCTTCtcgttcttattattttttgataaattctTTCGTCTATTACCAATACCAACCTGAATGGACAGGACAAGAGTGGAATAACCCAAAACCAATAATAAATTCATAGAAAATGGCCCATGCTTTGATATTATTTTACCAACTTAAATTTAGTAActatatcataaatattttatacaaatacaTCACAATGATCGGAAAACAAATGACATAATTAAAATGATGAGAAAAAGATCAAATGAAATAAgtcattgtttattttattgtgattttttttaaatcttagtTGCATTGTAAACACAAAATCTCTTTACTGTATCATTGTgatctatatatatgattcatgTTAGAACACAtgaatcatatataattttcttcaaTCTCGAAGTCCTTTTATGCATGTCAAATTCAAGGTGATTTGGTGAaccttgtttttgtttcttgtttttgaCTAGTTGGTGAACCTTGAATTCATAACATATCCGTTAAAATAAGTACTCATCACAAAATCACGATGATTCTGGATTCAACCCAGTTGAATTGGTTGTTTTATTGTCGATCATGGCCAAGACATGCCGAAGATTGTAACATCAATCTGAAAGAACGATTTCAATCTACCATAAGTAAAACTCAAAAACTTCTCAACTAGAGTGAAGATCAAAAAACACATAAACACTATTCCATTTATTCATAAGCAACTGAGAGAAGAAGGCAATCGCTTCTCAATCGCCACTAACCACTATCTCTAACTGAATACCAAGTTGTATGACCACTGctttgatattattttatatagaaatGCCAAAAATTCtactatatattaaaactgaagagttaaaaaaattcagcttgttgaaaaatgagaaaaatagtttacagaaaaaaaagagaaaaaggcCCAATAAAACATAAACTTGGCCCAAAACTTTATTTCTTAAGATAAAAGGCCCAATAAAACACAAACTTCCCATAAAGCTCTGTTCCTTTCTTCAATTTGCTGAACCACGTTAGAAGAAAAACCCGACGAGCCGAAAGAGGTAAAGAGTTGCTTTGATCTTTTCCCTTTGCAATCTCGTTTCTGATCTCAAAGTTTGCAACTTTATTACTCTCTACTAGACTCTGGCTCTCTGTTTAGGGGTCCATGCAAACTAAATTCTAACCCTTGTTTTGTAAATACAAAACGATTTCACTTTAGAATCAGATACCAAAAGGAGTtggattatattttttatatttgtctaATAAAGTTGTCACATATTGCATTAGGAGCTTGCTTACCAATCAATTCTCCATCTGAGTTTGTGTGAGACAGAGAGAGGTTGCTACAATGCGTTATGCACAGCTTGTTATTGGCCCAGCAGGCAGCGGAAaggttagtttttttattttaatttaatttaagagTGACAAGAATGCAGGTTGAATTAatgttgtttatgttttttttttctggaacaGTCAACTTATTGCTCATCTTTACACCAACACTGTGAAACTATCAGACGAACAATGCACATAGTTAACTTGGATCCTGCTGCAGAAGTCTTTAACTATCCTGTGGCAATGGGTGAGAAATTGAGAATCTCTACTTCTTTGTGTTCTGTGTCTgtctttcgttttttttttaatgatctTCTTCTCTGGACGCAGATATCCGAGAGCTTGTTTCCGTTGATGTTTTTATGGAGGAGCTAAAGTGTGGTCCCAATGCTGCTCTCATCCGTTGTATGGAGTATCCTTTATAGGTCTTTAGCCCTCtgttattttgttgtttttttgtgaACTGGATGAAGAAACCTTAACTTTAGTTCATAGGTACCTTGAGGACAGTCTTTATAATTGGTTGGATGAAGAATTGGAGAACTTCACAGACGATGACTACTTAGTCTTTGACTGTCCAGGtgctctccctctctctttctcttaaagAACCCAATGAGTTTCTCTACATCTTTTGATCCATGATTGTTCTTTTTAACTGTTTTGTCGTGGTTATTATAGGCCAGATAGAGATTTTCACACATGTACCTGTGCTCAAAAACTTTGTGGAGCATCTGAAGAAGAATAGCTTCAATGTCTGTGCTGTGTATTTGCTTGACTCACAGGTTTTTTCTTCCCCTTACCTTTTTGGATTATGGAGTTTTTTTATTAGAAACCCATTCAGTGTTTTTTTGACATAGAAGAGAATATATCTTTGGACCAGTTTGTAACAGATGTAACCAAGTTTATCAGCGGAtgtatggtttctctttctgCAATGATCCAGCTTGAACTGCCTCATGTTAACATCCTCTCTAAGATGGATCTCTTACAGGACAAAAGCAACATTGAGGAGTGAAGTCTttgctttctctcttcttctttgttttcttcttcctgTAGTTTATAATGTTTAATTTGCTTGTGTTGTTTTAACATATATAGATACTTGGATCCGGAGCCACGCATAATGCTGGCTGGGTTAAACCAAAGGATGGCTCCTCAATATGCAAAACTGAACAAAGCCTTGATTGAATTGGTAATGGTTCGTTCTTAATAAGTTGGTGAAACTGAGTTTGAATGTTGGATCATGGGAACCCTGATTTTGGTGTGTTTGTTTTGAAGGTGGAACAGTACAGCATGGTGAGATTCACGCCGCTTGATTTGAGGAAAGAAAGGAGGTAAAACACTCAAAACCAATtccatttttttagttttttagtaTGAAAATGAAGATGTTGCTGAAAAATGTTTTGTGGACAGCATACAATATGTACTCTCTGAAATCGACAAGTGCATTCAGTTTGGTGAAGACGCAGAGGTCAAGATCAAAGAActtgatgaagacatggatcaACTAGAGCTCTAGAAGAAAATTTGGAAGTTAACTTCTTTGTGAAGGAAGAGTAATGTGTAGTCAGTCAGTAGTGACATTTTGTGTTTGTTCATTactcttttaactttttatatttcagAAACTGATGCTAAAACTCGAGTTAAAGACAATTGCAAATTCAAGATTTTATAACAATAGAGTGTGTTGTTTAATAATGACCTGTTAGAGACCCTCCAATGTGTATTacattattttcacttttatgataCTAGAGTAATCAATTATCTTATAAAGTTTGTAGTGAACCAattatattactaaattattctattttatcaTCTTAAATATAGAATGAGCTATTTAAGATGGTTATGTAATATAAGATATCATTTTGCCAATAAGAGCTATATCAGACTTTGATGATGATTGAGAAATGAAGATTAAAAGTAGGCACAAGATTAAAGAAGGCATAAGATTATAGACTGCAAATTCATGAAAATGTCAAAAAGATTTAACTTCTTCAAAGAAAATAGCATACTCATACTCAAAATCCTCAAACGAAATTAAAAGTGAAAACAAAAGTTTAATGCTCAAGTCTTGCAAAAAAAGTAAAAGCTCCTACAAGAGACATCATCAGGAGACGCTGAACTTTCCAGTGCTTTACTCTTCGTcgtcctcatcatcatcatcacctccaGCCGCTCCGTTCAATGCCTTGACTCTCTCGATCAACTTGTTCTTCCTCTCCTCATAGGTCAACTTCTTCAAGTTGTACCTGTTCATCAGAGTCAAAACCCCACAATGAGAAACCAATGCCACCAGAAAGAGCCAATAGTATTTCTTAACAAAGAATGAAATGCTCACCTCTTGTGTGCCTTGGGAGCAGGTTTCACAGTCTTCTTAGGGTTGGGGTCAGCACGGATGGCAGCATGAACCTTCTTGTACAactcctccatcttctcagcaTCAACTCCCTTCTTCAAGTACTGACTGAAGTGAGTCTGAAACTTCTCTGGCTCGTCCTCGTTCAACATCTTCATGTAGTTGGAGACGTGACCACCGTAGATGTAGTTCCTGTGGATCTCAGCATCGAGGTTCTTGTTCTCCTTGCTGAAACCAGCGAATCTCTTGTCACTGTGGGGGATATCAAGTCCTCCGTCCAAGGCTCCCTACAGTAAAAACCATAGACGAACTCATCAAACACACAATACAACAGATAAAGAACAATGACAAGGGATTATTACAAGAGTTGTTTATATTACCTTGAGTGCACCGAAGACACGGTTTCCTGTTGTGGTCCTGATGAGACCAACATCAAGAAGAGCACGGAAAGGTCTCCTGGACTCAGTTGGCTCAACGGAGAAGTCCTCTCCGGTTGCCTGTTCATGATATTTTATAAGATTAGAGATACAGACAGAAATCAGATAACATGAAACCAAAGTCACAAGATACCTCGAGGTTGCCCTCGTACTCTGCATCCATCTCCAACATCTTCAGAACACGGCGAGCCAAAAGAAGGCCAGTACAGTAAGCtggttttaacaaaaaaaaaaggataatcTTAGCATGCTATAAAAGACAGAACCAGAAAACTAAGAGTAAAAGCATAGGGAACTGTTGAGAGTACCAGCAGCGTAGTTGGTAAGACCAACAGAGAGACCATACTGAGGCAACTCATGAGCGTAAGCAGAGGCCTTGACAATGTCACCGGCAATGCTTGCGGACACAATCTGTGCGACTATGTCCTTGTTGGTGAACCTAACAACAAAGCGGTACTTGGGGGTATTGTACTTGTTCTTGTCCTGGTTGATGAGACGGATCCTCGCCCTGTAGTCAGTCTTGCCAGCTGcacaaaaaatgaaacaaacttTCAGAACAGGTTGAACACAgacaatataaatcaacaagAGAGAGTAAATGAAGAATATCAATACCTCTCCTTCTCCTGAACTTGACTTGGTACCTCTTGAAGTACGCGTTCGACTTGGAGGGCTTCACAAACACCTAAACGATAGAGAAACATCTTTATTTCATTAGTCCATCTTATCAAACCCTAGTTAAACCCTAAGATCTAACCCACGCCGACAAAGATCTATGTGAATTTTTTCATAAGTTACATCAGAAAGGTAGATCCTTTATAAGCTAAGAGCAAAACCTATGAAGCATACAACCATTGACTTCGATACTAAAGCtcagaaaatatatgaaaaaactaATAAAGCGATGGAGACGTAATGCAGGAGatttgtatataaaatgaatgtttagtGAGAGACAAcgagagaaaatgaagaaggcAACCATGGCGGAACAAGAAGACacggagagagggagagagaggaaAGCTAGGGCTTACCATTGTTTGAAGCTGAGGGAAGCTTTAGATGAGTGACGAGAAGACAAGAGGCGGTATAACCTAACTGCGAGGAGGTCTTATACTGAAAAACCCTAGACAACTCCTTACTGGGCCATGATTTATGTGGGTTGATAAATATTCTAATGGTCTGGATCGGTTAATAAGAAGCAAAAAGCCATTATTATGCTTTATATTTTGGGCTTTTATCTTTCCAATCTCTTATTTAGCTTGGACATGTGATAGTTTACAAGAagcaataatttaaaatatttactgaaatgatttttataatttcttttaaaaagatatagTACGCAAAAAGGAGTTTATCTGTATTGACTTCTGATATTTTATCTATTGTGATGTAAATATGTGCTAGATAATAACCTTCATATTTTGAGAGTGACATTACTAATTACTGTTACcaatattcataatattattaCCAATATGCATAATAGACACTTTGGAACCAATGAGGttttttattcatttgtttGATCATATAACTATAAACTATTacatttatatatcaaaagttaagaaaacaaaatggaGTAACTAAGAAACACCCTTCGTTTATGGCAACCCCTTTTCAGTTGATACTATTCTCTTCCTAGCCTTCTCAGCCTGCAAATCATAGAGTCCAATTACTTCAAAGcattaaggaaacaaaacagaatATGTAAGTGTAACAAGCTGAAATGGCTAATCTTCTATTCAAAGTACTAACCTGTTCTTTCCAATTCATTGAACTTATGATGATAGAAAGTATAATTGCTTGCACAGCGGATCCAACCACAACCCCGGACCACAATCCTTTTCCGTTAAAATGACGATAGAAAGCTAAGAAAGCTCCAACCGGAGCTCCTATGAGATAATAAGCCACCACATTGTTCCAAGCTCCAATTTTTTGCCAACCACTTCCCCTAGCAACACCATTTAGAATTGCAGTAAAGCCATCAAGGATGAAAGAAAGACAGAGCAAAGGAGCTAGGTCAGCCACATAGTCCACAACTTCTTTACTGTTGCTAAACGTGTAGCCTACGATATTCTTGCAGGTGAAGAGAAGTGTGGTGAAGAAAATTGACTCTACAAGCCAGAGACAGAGCCCTGATAATACTGATAGCCTAGCAACTTGATGATTCCCAGCTCCCAAATTGTTAGACACCCGTGTGCTGCAAGAAACCAATCACAAATGTTGAGAAAAGGAATTGCAGGGAAGATTTGGTCTGAGAGTTTAAATTTTACCTCACAGCCGCGGCCACTCCACCTGGAATTACATAGTGCAAAGCTGCTGTTGTAaaactgaaataaaataaatagattaatacTCTCTAGTAAAGAGAAAAAAGTAAGaagaaaaatacatatatatgatacttacCATATCGAAAGAACAGAGGTCTCAAGTTTTGGATTAGGGAGAAGACCTGAGCAGAGTACGATTAACTCAAATAGCCACCATTCTAGGCTATAGAAAGACAAAAAATAATGCAAGCGGGATGAGAGGAAGCCATAgtgtatataagtatataaccaGCACAGTACTAGCAGCACTGGTCCAATAATAATAGTTGTctgaatgaagaagaaaaaatggtGTTCCTTTCCATGTTTATCGTAAAAATAGGGTAAATgatcaaataatatatcacaAAATTGCACACactaaaaaaaatgattaaaatagcATTtcttaaatactaaa
The sequence above is drawn from the Raphanus sativus cultivar WK10039 unplaced genomic scaffold, ASM80110v3 Scaffold0764, whole genome shotgun sequence genome and encodes:
- the LOC130503009 gene encoding uncharacterized protein LOC130503009; this encodes MRYAQLVIGPAGSGKSTYCSSLHQHCETIRRTMHIVNLDPAAEVFNYPVAMDIRELVSVDVFMEELKCGPNAALIRCMEYLEDSLYNWLDEELENFTDDDYLVFDCPGQIEIFTHVPVLKNFVEHLKKNSFNVCAVYLLDSQFVTDVTKFISGCMVSLSAMIQLELPHVNILSKMDLLQDKSNIEEYLDPEPRIMLAGLNQRMAPQYAKLNKALIELVEQYSMVRFTPLDLRKERSIQYVLSEIDKCIQFGEDAEVKIKELDEDMDQLEL
- the LOC130503010 gene encoding 60S ribosomal protein L5-1-like isoform X2, which produces MVFVKPSKSNAYFKRYQVKFRRRRAGKTDYRARIRLINQDKNKYNTPKYRFVVRFTNKDIVAQIVSASIAGDIVKASAYAHELPQYGLSVGLTNYAAAYCTGLLLARRVLKMLEMDAEYEGNLEATGEDFSVEPTESRRPFRALLDVGLIRTTTGNRVFGALKGALDGGLDIPHSDKRFAGFSKENKNLDAEIHRNYIYGGHVSNYMKMLNEDEPEKFQTHFSQYLKKGVDAEKMEELYKKVHAAIRADPNPKKTVKPAPKAHKRYNLKKLTYEERKNKLIERVKALNGAAGGDDDDEDDEE